Within the Burkholderia sp. NRF60-BP8 genome, the region CATCTATGTGTCGATGAACGGGATCGGGCCGCGCCACGACACGATCGGCGCGGGGCTCGGCGCGGTACTGGAAAGCTATACGCCGGACGGCAAGCTGCGCTGGCAGGTGCAGGGGCTGCTGTTCGTCGACGGCGCATGGCTCGACCCCGCGCGGCCGAACAGCGTGTACACGGGCAACAAGCGCTTCGAGCTCGACCTGTCGAAGCCGCCGGGCCAGGACTGGAAGTACGTCGGCTTCCTGTCGAACCGCTTCAAGTATCCGGACGATCCGGTGTTCCACACGGACCAGTATCCGGGCATGCCGATCGCGCGGCGCGTCGACGGCCGCACGTTCCTGTACCTGACCGACATGTACGCCGATCACCTGAAGATCTACCGCTTCGACGCGAAGCGGGACGGCGAGGTCGCGATTCCGTCCGGCCTGATCGCGGGCCGAGCGCGGCCGGTCGACAAGGTGCCGAACAAGCCGCCGGGCGGCGACTGGCTGTGGCGCGACGCGAACGGCAACGGCCGGATCGACGCCGACGAGTTCGAGATGAACACGACCGGCAAGGCGAAGGCGGGCGGCTGGGGCTGGTGGGTCGACACGAAGGGCGACATCTGGCGCACGAGCGACGTGCGCGGCATCCACCGCTTCCAGTACGGCGGCGTCGACAAGGCCGGCACCCCGATCTATTCGTACGACAAGGTCACGACCTACCCGATGCCGCAGCCGTTCACGCAGCTGCGCCGTGCGATCTACGAGCCGCAGACCGACACGCTGTACGTGACCGGCTACACGGCCGACGCGCCGCCGCAGCCGGGCATCAACAAGGAAGTGGGGCGCGTGCTGATCCGCTTCGACAAGTGGTCGACGGGCTCGCCGGTCCTGCGCTACCAGGTGGCGCTGCCGTGGAAGCTCGATGCGAAGCCGATCTTCGACCTGATCGGGATCACGGTCGAGGGCCGCTACATCTTCACCGTGGAGCCGGTCGGCAAGATCCACGTGTACGACAAGGACACCGGCAAGGAAGTGGGCGTGATGAGCCCGGGCGCGGAGGTCGGCAAGGCGTCCGGCTGGGTCGACGTGCCGTTCGGCATCAGCGCATTCCGGCGCGAAAACGGCGAATACCTGGTGTTCGTCGAGGAAGACGCGCGCGGCAAGGTGCTGATGTATCGCTGGAAACCGTGACGGGCGGCGCGCCGCTCGCGACGTCGTCGCCGTCACACAAGGCATGAGCATGGACAAAGGCATACTCAAGAACGTTTCGATCAACTTCATCGGGCTGATCCTGCCGACCTTCGTGTCGCTGGTGACGGTGCCCGCCTATATCCATGCGCTCGGCGTCGAACGCTACGGCGTCGTCAGCCTCGTGTGGACGCTGATCGGCTATTTCGGGATCCTCGATCTCGGGATGAGCATGGCCGCGCAGAACCACATCTCGAAGGCGCTCGCGAGCGGCAACGCCGACGAAAGCGCGCGGGTGTTCTGGAGCGCGTTCTGGCTGAATCTCGGCACCGGCATCGCGGGCGGGCTGCTGATCTACTTCGGCGCGTTCGTCTACACCGCGTATTTCACGAAAGTGTCGGCCGCGATGCAGCACGAGGTGTATCTGGCGCTGCCGTGGCTCGCGCTCGCGATTCCGCTCGCGAACGTGTCGTGGGTGTTCGCCGGCGCGATCAACGGCGCCGAACGGTTCGGCGTGTTCAACACGAACCAGACGATCGGCACGTTCCTGTTCCAGTTGCTGCCGCTCGGCGCCGCGTGGTGGATCGCGCCGAACCTGCAGACGGTGCTCGCCGCCGCCGTCGTCGCGCGGCTGATCGCCGCGGCGATGCTCGGTCACGCGAGCATCAAGGTGCTCGGGATCCGGCGCATCGACCCGCCGCAGTGGGGCACCGCGAAAGGGCTGTTCAACTTCGGCGGCTGGATGCTGATCGCGAGCATGACGAGCATGATCGCCGACACGCTCGATCGCGTGATGCTCGGCGCCGGCATGGGCGCGAAGTTCGTCACCTACTACACGGTGCCGCAGAACCTCGTCACGCGCCTGAACATGCTGCCGAACGCGCTGGTGCGCACGCTGTTCCCGCGCCTGTCGGCGGTCGGCCGCGACCATGCCGACACGCTCGCGCGCCAGTCGCTCGAATTCCTGAACGGCGTGTTCACGCCGGTCGGCATCGTCGCGATCTTCGCGCTCGCGCCGTTCCTCACGCTGTGGGTGGGCGCCGATCTCGCCGCGCATTCGGCGCCGGTGGGCCGTGTGCTGGTGATCAGCGTGTGGCTCGTCGGTCAGGCGAGCGTCACGCGCATCCTGATCCAGTCGCAGGTGAACCCGGCCCGCGCGGCATTCGCCGGGCTCGTCGAGATGCCGTTCTTCGTCGGCGGCCTGTGGCTCGGCATTCATCACTTCGGGCTGATCGGCGCGGCGGTGGTCGTCGCGGCGCGCGCGCTCGTCGACTACGGCGTGCTGCTGTACCTGTCGGCGATCCGGATGCGCGCGATCGTGCTCGACATGCTCGCCCATCTCGCCTTCCTGCTCGCCAGCCTATTTCTGGCGCAGGCGTGGTCGGGGCTCGGCGAGTCGATCGGCATGTGCGCGGTC harbors:
- a CDS encoding flippase, whose amino-acid sequence is MDKGILKNVSINFIGLILPTFVSLVTVPAYIHALGVERYGVVSLVWTLIGYFGILDLGMSMAAQNHISKALASGNADESARVFWSAFWLNLGTGIAGGLLIYFGAFVYTAYFTKVSAAMQHEVYLALPWLALAIPLANVSWVFAGAINGAERFGVFNTNQTIGTFLFQLLPLGAAWWIAPNLQTVLAAAVVARLIAAAMLGHASIKVLGIRRIDPPQWGTAKGLFNFGGWMLIASMTSMIADTLDRVMLGAGMGAKFVTYYTVPQNLVTRLNMLPNALVRTLFPRLSAVGRDHADTLARQSLEFLNGVFTPVGIVAIFALAPFLTLWVGADLAAHSAPVGRVLVISVWLVGQASVTRILIQSQVNPARAAFAGLVEMPFFVGGLWLGIHHFGLIGAAVVVAARALVDYGVLLYLSAIRMRAIVLDMLAHLAFLLASLFLAQAWSGLGESIGMCAVVLVLNVAWSLTMTPGLRALVRDLFVRLNARKTT